In a genomic window of Alistipes sp. ZOR0009:
- a CDS encoding HU family DNA-binding protein codes for MTKADIVNEISKNTGIEKVTVQKAVEAFMEAIKDSLVKDKNVYLRGFGSFIVKKRAQKTARNISKNTTIIIPEHNIPSFKPAKSFTGKVKNTVKSK; via the coding sequence ATGACAAAGGCAGATATCGTAAACGAGATTTCGAAAAATACCGGAATTGAGAAAGTGACTGTACAAAAGGCAGTTGAAGCATTTATGGAAGCCATTAAAGATTCTCTAGTAAAAGACAAGAATGTTTACCTAAGAGGCTTTGGATCTTTCATCGTTAAAAAGAGAGCTCAAAAAACCGCTCGTAACATTTCAAAGAACACTACTATTATTATTCCAGAACACAACATTCCTTCATTCAAGCCAGCAAAAAGCTTTACTGGTAAGGTGAAGAATACTGTTAAGTCGAAATAG